A genomic segment from Lignipirellula cremea encodes:
- a CDS encoding YifB family Mg chelatase-like AAA ATPase, with protein MLAKLNTFSLLGIDALPVEVEVDVSAAAMPKVILVGLPESAVKESIHRVERAIVNSGFIRPQDRVVINLAPAELPKQAASFDLPITLGILAASGQMMGDRFEEYAVVGELSLEGTTRPVKGALSMAMATAKQQGLRGLVVPTASAQEAAVVEEIEVIAVDSLAQAVGFFSGLLDLDPTPSKIEELFDVFSKYDDDYGDVRGQEMAKRALTIAAAASHNILMVGPPGSGKTMLAKRAPTILPKLEPNESIETTRIYSSMGRLDPGQPLMARRPFRSPHHTISNAGLVGGGSTPTPGEISLSHNGVLFLDELPEFSRTTLEVLRQPLEDGVVTISRALSSSTFPANFMLIAALNPCPCGFRNDPRRDCHCSVQTVERYMSKISGPLLDRIDIHIEVPAVPFKELADERQGTSSAEMRAQVVSAREKQAARFEGSPTLYNSQMSSRMIRQYCKLSASCMNLLKAAVNDMGLSARAHDKILRVARTIADLEDKAEIEEHHLHEAINYRLLDRQMWT; from the coding sequence ATGCTGGCAAAACTCAATACGTTTTCGTTGCTCGGCATTGATGCGCTGCCGGTCGAGGTGGAGGTCGATGTGTCCGCCGCCGCCATGCCCAAGGTGATCCTGGTCGGATTGCCGGAATCGGCGGTGAAGGAAAGCATCCATCGCGTTGAAAGGGCCATCGTCAACTCGGGCTTTATCCGGCCGCAGGATCGGGTTGTTATTAACCTGGCTCCGGCCGAACTTCCCAAACAGGCGGCGTCGTTTGATCTGCCGATTACGCTCGGCATTCTCGCGGCCAGCGGGCAGATGATGGGGGACCGCTTTGAGGAATACGCGGTCGTCGGCGAGTTGTCGCTGGAAGGCACCACCCGGCCGGTGAAGGGCGCCTTGAGCATGGCGATGGCGACCGCCAAACAGCAAGGTCTGCGCGGTCTGGTTGTGCCGACGGCCAGCGCCCAGGAGGCGGCCGTGGTGGAGGAGATCGAAGTCATCGCCGTCGACAGCCTGGCGCAGGCGGTCGGCTTTTTCTCCGGTCTGCTGGATCTGGACCCGACGCCGTCGAAGATCGAAGAGTTGTTCGACGTCTTCTCCAAATACGACGACGACTACGGCGACGTCCGCGGCCAGGAAATGGCCAAACGGGCCCTCACCATCGCTGCGGCCGCAAGTCATAATATTCTGATGGTCGGGCCGCCCGGCTCCGGGAAGACGATGCTGGCCAAAAGGGCGCCGACCATTCTGCCCAAGCTGGAGCCGAACGAGTCGATCGAAACCACGCGGATTTACAGCTCCATGGGCCGGCTTGATCCGGGCCAGCCGTTGATGGCCCGTCGTCCCTTCCGCTCGCCCCATCACACCATCAGCAACGCCGGGCTGGTCGGCGGCGGCTCCACCCCCACGCCGGGCGAAATCTCGCTCTCGCACAACGGCGTCCTCTTTCTCGACGAACTGCCCGAGTTCAGCCGGACCACGCTCGAGGTGCTGCGGCAACCGCTGGAAGACGGCGTGGTGACCATCTCCCGGGCGCTCTCCAGCTCCACGTTCCCCGCCAACTTCATGCTCATCGCCGCTTTGAATCCGTGCCCCTGCGGATTTCGCAACGATCCCCGACGGGACTGCCATTGCTCGGTGCAAACGGTCGAGCGGTACATGAGCAAGATCAGCGGCCCGCTGCTGGACCGCATTGATATTCATATTGAAGTGCCGGCCGTGCCGTTCAAGGAACTGGCGGACGAACGCCAGGGGACAAGCAGCGCCGAAATGCGGGCGCAGGTCGTCTCCGCCCGGGAGAAACAGGCGGCACGGTTTGAAGGCAGTCCAACGCTCTACAACTCGCAGATGTCCAGCCGGATGATTCGCCAGTACTGCAAACTCAGCGCCAGTTGCATGAACCTGCTGAAAGCGGCCGTCAACGACATGGGGCTGTCGGCCAGGGCGCACGACAAGATCCTGCGAGTCGCCCGGACGATTGCCGATCTGGAGGACAAGGCGGAGATTGAAGAGCATCATCTGCACGAGGCGATCAATTATCGCTTGCTGGACCGGCAGATGTGGACGTAG
- a CDS encoding DUF899 family protein, with protein sequence MKFVCMGFIEKAKYESLPQEEGQRMMEECFAYDDELRRGGHFLGGEALQAAENAVTLRIKNGQVDVTDGPYAETKEMLGGILLLEARDLNHAISLMSQHPGVKVGPFEIRPSDEPMNTLIAARGAAVQSAGAATNGSEETGATGAGGSPGLPPVVDRKAWQQALERFRGREKEATRARDALAAARRRLPMVKIEKDYQLEGPDGKVRLLDLFEGRRQLAVYHFMFAETVGGWPEAGCVGCSLLVDHLGHPAHYQARGLSLALVSLGPLANLEAYKKRMGWQLPWYSSAGTSFNEDFGVTTPQGETHGLSIFLRDGDDIYQTYHSSERGVETLLGNFTLLDMTPWGRQESWEDSPAGWPQTEPYSWWRRHDEYQAEPRVETIQ encoded by the coding sequence ATGAAATTCGTCTGCATGGGTTTTATCGAGAAAGCGAAGTACGAATCCCTGCCACAGGAGGAAGGGCAACGGATGATGGAGGAGTGTTTTGCTTACGACGATGAGCTGCGACGCGGCGGCCATTTCCTGGGCGGCGAGGCGCTGCAGGCGGCCGAAAACGCGGTCACGCTGCGGATCAAAAACGGGCAGGTCGACGTGACCGATGGCCCCTACGCTGAGACCAAAGAGATGCTCGGCGGCATCCTGCTGCTGGAAGCTCGCGACTTGAACCATGCCATCAGCCTGATGTCCCAGCACCCGGGCGTCAAAGTCGGCCCGTTCGAGATTCGCCCTTCCGACGAACCGATGAATACCCTGATCGCCGCGCGGGGGGCGGCCGTCCAGTCCGCCGGCGCGGCGACGAATGGGAGCGAGGAAACCGGAGCGACCGGCGCTGGGGGTTCGCCCGGCCTGCCGCCGGTGGTGGATCGGAAAGCGTGGCAGCAGGCGCTGGAGCGTTTCCGGGGGCGGGAAAAAGAAGCGACACGGGCCCGCGACGCGCTGGCCGCGGCCCGGCGGCGGTTGCCGATGGTCAAGATCGAGAAGGACTATCAGCTGGAGGGACCTGACGGGAAGGTCCGTCTGCTCGACCTGTTTGAAGGCCGGCGACAGCTGGCGGTCTATCATTTCATGTTCGCCGAAACGGTCGGCGGCTGGCCGGAGGCGGGCTGTGTCGGCTGCTCTTTGCTGGTCGATCACCTGGGGCATCCGGCCCATTACCAGGCCCGCGGTTTGTCGCTGGCGCTTGTTTCACTGGGACCGCTGGCTAATCTGGAAGCGTACAAAAAGCGGATGGGCTGGCAGCTGCCCTGGTACTCGTCGGCGGGAACGTCGTTCAACGAGGACTTCGGCGTGACGACGCCCCAGGGGGAAACGCACGGTTTGAGCATCTTCCTGCGGGACGGGGACGACATCTATCAAACGTATCACTCGAGTGAACGCGGAGTGGAAACGCTGCTGGGGAACTTTACCTTGCTGGATATGACGCCCTGGGGCCGGCAGGAATCGTGGGAAGACTCGCCGGCCGGCTGGCCGCAGACGGAACCGTATAGCTGGTGGCGCCGGCATGATGAGTACCAGGCGGAGCCGCGGGTGGAGACCATTCAATGA
- a CDS encoding arylsulfatase, translating into MHVECDCFAVPVDSGSPDRLLRCLARLLVAVLMCGAWMQATSTATAAEKTDRPNLVVIMADDMGFSDIGCYGSEIQTPNLDRLAGQGVRFTQFYNTARCCPTRASLLTGLYPHQAGVGHMMEDRGLDGYRGNLNRHCRTFGEVLRPAGYSTYMSGKWHVTRHVAAEGPKFNWPLQRGFDRFFGTIHGAGSFFDPNSLTDGNTQIPPGDDFYYTDAIVDHAITFVDDHHAATPQKPFFLYVAFTCPHWPMHARPHDIAKYKGRYDGGWDLLREERQARMVQQGLIDKNWQLTPRDRSAPAWDEAPLQEWHARRMEVYAAMIDCMDQNIGRLLAALEKNGQSENTVIFFLADNGGCAEEFGSNGAIKPDPSKPVELIPMQAGQLQTQMVPSRTRDGRPLRTGRGVMPGPADTFVAYGLPWANASNTPFRRYKHWVHEGGISSPLIIHWPAGIRPAQHGQLHHQPSHLIDIMATCVDLAGAEYPTKIDDQPITPLQGVSLKPALAGQTWERAAPLFWEHEGNRAIRQGDWKLVAQGASGPWELYNIASDRTELNNLAAENPTRVEEMAQQWEDWATAAQVKPWPYNQRRK; encoded by the coding sequence ATGCACGTTGAATGTGATTGCTTCGCTGTTCCCGTCGATTCCGGTTCGCCGGACCGTTTGTTGCGATGTCTGGCAAGGCTGCTGGTTGCCGTGCTGATGTGCGGCGCCTGGATGCAGGCGACATCGACCGCGACCGCTGCAGAGAAGACTGATCGGCCGAATCTGGTCGTCATCATGGCGGACGATATGGGGTTCAGCGATATCGGCTGTTACGGCAGCGAGATCCAGACGCCCAATCTGGACCGGCTGGCGGGCCAGGGGGTGCGGTTCACGCAGTTCTATAACACGGCCCGATGTTGTCCCACGCGAGCCAGTTTGTTGACCGGCCTGTATCCGCACCAGGCTGGCGTCGGCCACATGATGGAAGACCGCGGGCTCGACGGATATCGGGGGAACCTGAATCGCCATTGCCGCACCTTTGGCGAGGTGCTGCGGCCGGCCGGTTATTCGACGTATATGTCGGGCAAGTGGCATGTCACCCGGCATGTGGCGGCGGAGGGGCCCAAGTTTAACTGGCCCTTGCAGCGCGGTTTCGATCGTTTCTTCGGCACCATCCATGGCGCGGGCAGCTTCTTCGATCCGAACTCTTTGACCGACGGCAACACCCAGATCCCGCCGGGTGATGACTTCTACTATACCGACGCCATCGTCGACCACGCGATTACCTTTGTCGACGATCATCACGCCGCGACGCCTCAGAAGCCTTTCTTTCTGTATGTGGCTTTCACCTGCCCGCACTGGCCGATGCACGCGCGGCCGCACGATATCGCCAAATACAAAGGCCGCTACGACGGCGGCTGGGATCTGCTGCGGGAGGAACGCCAGGCCCGGATGGTGCAGCAGGGACTCATCGACAAGAATTGGCAGCTGACGCCGCGGGATCGGTCGGCTCCGGCCTGGGACGAAGCGCCGCTGCAGGAATGGCACGCTCGACGGATGGAAGTTTATGCGGCCATGATCGACTGCATGGACCAGAACATCGGCCGGCTGCTGGCGGCCCTGGAGAAGAACGGCCAGAGCGAGAACACGGTGATCTTTTTCCTGGCCGACAACGGCGGCTGCGCCGAAGAGTTCGGCAGTAACGGCGCCATCAAACCGGATCCGTCGAAACCGGTCGAGCTGATCCCGATGCAAGCCGGCCAGCTGCAGACACAGATGGTTCCGTCGCGCACGCGCGACGGACGTCCCTTGCGCACGGGACGCGGCGTCATGCCGGGACCGGCCGACACGTTTGTGGCGTACGGCTTGCCCTGGGCCAACGCCAGCAACACGCCGTTCCGTCGTTACAAGCACTGGGTGCACGAAGGCGGCATCTCTTCTCCGTTGATCATCCACTGGCCGGCCGGCATCCGTCCCGCCCAGCACGGCCAGCTCCATCATCAGCCGAGCCATCTGATCGATATCATGGCGACCTGCGTCGACCTGGCCGGCGCCGAATATCCAACAAAAATCGACGATCAGCCGATCACCCCGCTGCAGGGCGTCAGCCTGAAGCCAGCGCTGGCTGGCCAGACCTGGGAACGGGCGGCCCCGTTATTCTGGGAGCATGAAGGTAACCGGGCGATACGGCAGGGCGACTGGAAACTGGTGGCCCAGGGCGCATCGGGTCCGTGGGAACTCTATAATATTGCATCGGACCGGACGGAGCTGAACAACCTGGCCGCCGAAAACCCGACACGGGTTGAGGAAATGGCGCAACAGTGGGAAGATTGGGCGACGGCCGCACAGGTGAAACCGTGGCCCTATAATCAACGCCGCAAATAG
- a CDS encoding magnesium chelatase domain-containing protein has translation MLAKLNTFSLLGIDALPVEVEVDVSAAAMPKVILVGLPESAVKESIHRVERAIVNSGFIRPQDRVVINLAPAELPKQAASFDLPITLGILAASGQMMGDRFEEYAVVGELSLEGTTRPVKGALSMAMATAKQQGLRGLVVPTASAQEAAVVEEIEVIAVDSLAQAVGFFSGLLDLDPTPSKIEELFDVFSKYDDDYGDVRGQEMAKRALTIAAAASHNILMV, from the coding sequence ATGCTGGCAAAACTCAATACGTTTTCGTTGCTCGGCATTGATGCGCTGCCGGTCGAGGTGGAGGTCGATGTGTCCGCCGCCGCCATGCCCAAGGTGATCCTGGTCGGATTGCCGGAATCGGCGGTGAAGGAAAGCATCCATCGCGTTGAAAGGGCCATCGTCAACTCGGGCTTTATCCGGCCGCAGGATCGGGTTGTTATTAACCTGGCTCCGGCCGAACTTCCCAAACAGGCGGCGTCGTTTGATCTGCCGATTACGCTCGGCATTCTCGCGGCCAGCGGGCAGATGATGGGGGACCGCTTTGAGGAATACGCGGTCGTCGGCGAGTTGTCGCTGGAAGGCACCACCCGGCCGGTGAAGGGCGCCTTGAGCATGGCGATGGCGACCGCCAAACAGCAAGGTCTGCGCGGTCTGGTTGTGCCGACGGCCAGCGCCCAGGAGGCGGCCGTGGTGGAGGAGATCGAGGTCATCGCCGTCGACAGCCTGGCGCAGGCGGTCGGCTTTTTCTCCGGTCTGCTGGATCTGGACCCGACGCCTTCGAAGATCGAAGAGTTGTTCGACGTCTTCTCCAAATACGACGACGACTACGGCGACGTCCGCGGCCAGGAAATGGCCAAACGGGCCCTCACGATTGCTGCGGCCGCAAGTCATAATATTCTAATGGTGTAG
- a CDS encoding SRPBCC family protein, with product MSNPENSVHLHRVVRAPAERIYRAFLDADALARWLPPYGFTGKVHSMEAEVGSGYRMSFTNFGNGQSHFFTTRYTELKPHSCLRYVNQFEAPNMPGEMAVTVNLRGVLCGTEVKIVQENIPAQIPAEFCYLGWQESLQQLIRLVEPEIPSE from the coding sequence ATGTCCAATCCCGAAAATTCCGTTCATCTGCATCGTGTGGTTCGTGCTCCGGCGGAGCGGATCTACCGTGCGTTTCTGGACGCAGATGCGCTGGCGAGGTGGCTGCCTCCGTATGGTTTCACCGGCAAGGTCCATAGTATGGAGGCCGAGGTCGGCAGCGGTTACCGCATGTCGTTCACCAACTTTGGCAACGGCCAGAGCCACTTCTTTACCACGCGGTACACGGAACTGAAGCCGCATAGCTGCCTGCGTTACGTCAACCAGTTTGAAGCCCCGAACATGCCGGGCGAGATGGCGGTGACGGTCAACCTGCGCGGCGTCCTGTGCGGTACGGAAGTCAAGATTGTGCAGGAGAACATTCCCGCCCAGATCCCGGCCGAATTCTGCTACCTCGGCTGGCAGGAATCGCTGCAGCAGCTCATCCGCCTGGTCGAGCCGGAGATTCCGAGCGAATAG
- a CDS encoding WD40 repeat domain-containing protein: protein MSDSENKRKEAPVGPRPPVPRSTDAASAASSERPLPSPAPPGTQPPTAERPIASPPPAGRSSGETPLAPPQGAAPGEVSPAVPASTPIAARPAPLTSRPAPIAGPPPAAGKKPTVAAPVATGQSPEGVLPGSGARIMRPPPVAVGMAPQTGSGPMAPVDPHTPPDPQVPPGAGNLVVPDSAATKAGRRKQPGGMNPLWLIGAGAAVFLLLLLGGLGLLATTGVFSSADPDPVAKKQTVKKPPLKTTVPFSERNPSGVPSAESRWPATPSGHRNPSSVPDASTTPPVANRLPPEIDLSRLDELSFAGPMIQPKRSPAVALRAARRASDNGEGAPAISLEEVFVASEKTATTVAFLNDGTALAVGARNGAVRIWTVDSGQESFGFRADSKGGMLAFASRGYAAAIGPRIGDRRVQLYDLSTGLITEPPFPQLTAEPTKIALSNDGAWLAIADAGRFVRVYTRTGEKQCDVSLHRSDVQSLQFSADGKRLASGDASGLVVVTEVASGQTLRTLKTGEGNAAVLCFSPRRDQLWTGGYSVSGWDLATGEPLSDGPDVALASTLLFSPDGELLLIGSATEAMLYHPASGSTAVTLPADTGRLTAAAFSFDGSKLATASDRGASLWKVEYP from the coding sequence ATGAGCGATTCTGAGAACAAACGAAAGGAAGCGCCGGTCGGACCTCGTCCGCCCGTTCCGCGTTCCACTGACGCAGCTTCTGCCGCGTCGTCTGAGCGACCGCTTCCCTCACCCGCGCCGCCGGGAACCCAACCGCCGACGGCCGAGCGTCCGATCGCCTCGCCGCCCCCTGCCGGGCGTTCGTCAGGCGAGACTCCGCTGGCTCCGCCGCAGGGCGCCGCACCGGGAGAGGTCTCCCCAGCCGTTCCTGCTTCCACGCCGATTGCGGCCCGTCCTGCTCCCCTCACGAGCCGACCTGCTCCGATCGCGGGCCCGCCGCCGGCTGCCGGGAAGAAGCCAACTGTCGCCGCGCCGGTCGCTACGGGGCAGTCGCCCGAAGGCGTACTGCCGGGGTCTGGCGCCAGGATCATGCGTCCGCCCCCGGTCGCCGTGGGAATGGCTCCGCAAACGGGATCGGGCCCAATGGCGCCGGTTGATCCGCATACGCCGCCCGATCCGCAGGTTCCGCCCGGCGCCGGCAACCTGGTGGTTCCGGACTCCGCTGCGACGAAGGCTGGCAGGCGGAAGCAGCCGGGGGGAATGAATCCGCTGTGGCTGATCGGCGCAGGGGCAGCCGTTTTCCTGCTGCTGTTACTGGGGGGACTCGGTTTACTGGCGACCACCGGGGTGTTCTCGTCGGCTGACCCGGATCCGGTTGCGAAAAAGCAGACGGTCAAAAAGCCGCCGCTGAAGACCACGGTTCCCTTTTCGGAGCGGAACCCGTCTGGGGTTCCCTCGGCGGAAAGCAGGTGGCCCGCGACTCCCAGCGGCCATCGCAACCCGTCGTCGGTGCCCGATGCGAGCACTACGCCGCCTGTCGCAAACAGACTGCCGCCGGAGATCGACCTGAGCCGGCTGGACGAGCTCTCTTTTGCCGGCCCGATGATCCAGCCAAAACGGTCGCCGGCGGTTGCCTTGCGCGCGGCCCGTCGGGCCAGCGACAACGGCGAAGGCGCCCCGGCGATCTCGCTGGAGGAAGTGTTTGTCGCCAGCGAGAAAACGGCGACCACGGTTGCCTTTTTGAACGACGGAACCGCCCTGGCGGTGGGAGCCAGAAACGGCGCCGTGCGCATCTGGACGGTCGATTCCGGCCAGGAGTCCTTCGGCTTCCGCGCGGATTCCAAAGGCGGCATGCTGGCGTTCGCCTCGCGCGGATACGCCGCGGCGATTGGCCCGAGAATTGGGGATCGCCGGGTCCAGCTGTATGATCTGTCGACCGGCCTGATTACAGAGCCGCCGTTCCCGCAGTTGACCGCCGAACCGACCAAGATCGCCCTGTCGAACGACGGCGCCTGGCTGGCGATTGCCGACGCCGGTCGCTTCGTACGCGTTTACACCCGCACCGGCGAAAAACAGTGCGATGTGTCCTTGCACCGGTCCGATGTGCAGTCGCTGCAGTTTTCCGCTGACGGAAAACGGCTGGCCTCGGGCGACGCCTCGGGGCTGGTCGTGGTGACGGAAGTTGCTTCCGGCCAGACGCTGCGCACCCTGAAAACGGGCGAGGGCAATGCGGCCGTGCTCTGCTTTTCCCCGCGGCGGGACCAACTGTGGACGGGCGGCTACTCCGTTAGCGGCTGGGATCTGGCAACGGGCGAACCGCTGTCGGACGGGCCAGACGTCGCCCTGGCGAGCACCTTGCTCTTCTCCCCTGATGGAGAACTGCTGCTGATCGGCTCCGCGACGGAGGCGATGCTTTACCATCCGGCCAGCGGCTCCACGGCGGTGACCCTGCCGGCCGATACAGGCCGGCTGACGGCTGCCGCCTTTTCGTTCGATGGCAGCAAACTGGCGACCGCCAGCGACCGCGGCGCATCGCTGTGGAAAGTGGAATACCCCTGA
- a CDS encoding FdhF/YdeP family oxidoreductase — protein MKKVTSGGGWPAVWYVLNKARKSGGFWKTWKALRSKNACKTCAVGMGGQQGGMVNERGRFPEICKKSLQAMAADMQGAINDDFWSTYSVPQLQAMSPRDLEHCGRLNTPVLFERGTQYYRPITWDEAFERIAAKLAALTAEETFWYFSGRSSNEAGFLLQLMARLYGTNNVNNCSYYCHQASGVGLQSSVGSGTATLLLDDVEHADLVFVIGGNPPSNHPRIMTTLAHVRKRGGEVIVINPVIETGLVNFRIPSIVSSMLFGTKIATQYVQPHIGGDLALLTGIAKRIDELGAQDVNFLTNSCSGYEEWVQHLRGVPWSEIQERSGVSQPEINAMAEKYAAARNVVFSWTMGITHHAHGVQNVQAIANLALMRGMVGRPNAGLLPIRGHSNVQGIGSMGVTPKLKDAVFQNLEEHFGLKLPTAAGLDTMACMEAAHARQLKFGFCLGGNLYGSNPDSTYAEESLSRLEMLVHLSTTLNTGHAHGLADETIILPVMARDEEPQATTQESMFNYVRLSDGGPARLPGPRSEVEIIAVLGEKVLGGDGPIDWRLMRDTGRIRKAIAQVVPGFEQLDNIDKTKKEFQIPGRTFHTPQFPTPSGRATLHSHSLPELQGSGDQLRLMTVRSEGQFNTVVYEEEDLYRGQDRRDVILLHPDDIAQRGLAPEQRVCVRSDTGALKNVLVRSFEKIRAGNALMYYPEANVLVSRHSDPQSRTPAFKGVLVRIEP, from the coding sequence ATGAAAAAAGTTACAAGCGGCGGCGGCTGGCCGGCGGTCTGGTACGTACTCAACAAGGCGCGCAAATCCGGCGGCTTCTGGAAAACCTGGAAGGCGCTGCGCTCCAAGAACGCCTGCAAGACATGCGCCGTTGGCATGGGCGGGCAACAAGGCGGCATGGTCAATGAACGCGGCCGCTTCCCCGAGATCTGCAAGAAATCGCTCCAGGCGATGGCTGCCGATATGCAGGGCGCCATCAACGATGATTTCTGGTCCACCTACAGCGTCCCCCAGCTGCAGGCGATGTCGCCGCGGGACCTGGAGCATTGCGGCCGCCTGAATACGCCCGTGCTGTTTGAACGCGGCACGCAATATTATCGGCCCATTACCTGGGACGAAGCCTTCGAGCGGATCGCCGCCAAACTGGCCGCCCTGACGGCGGAAGAAACGTTCTGGTACTTCAGCGGCCGCAGTTCCAACGAGGCCGGTTTTCTGCTGCAGCTGATGGCCCGACTGTACGGCACCAACAACGTGAACAACTGCAGTTACTACTGCCACCAGGCCTCTGGCGTCGGCCTGCAGAGCAGCGTCGGCAGCGGCACGGCGACACTGCTGCTGGACGATGTCGAACACGCCGATCTGGTGTTTGTGATCGGCGGCAATCCGCCCAGCAACCACCCCCGCATCATGACGACGCTGGCGCATGTGCGCAAGCGGGGCGGCGAAGTGATCGTCATCAATCCGGTAATCGAAACGGGGCTGGTCAATTTCCGCATCCCCAGCATCGTCAGCAGCATGCTGTTCGGCACGAAGATCGCCACGCAATACGTGCAGCCGCATATCGGCGGCGACCTGGCCTTGCTGACCGGCATCGCCAAACGGATCGACGAACTGGGCGCCCAGGATGTCAACTTTCTCACGAACAGCTGCTCCGGTTATGAAGAGTGGGTCCAGCATTTGCGGGGCGTTCCCTGGTCCGAGATCCAGGAGCGGTCTGGTGTTTCGCAGCCGGAAATCAACGCCATGGCGGAAAAGTACGCTGCGGCCAGGAACGTCGTCTTCTCCTGGACGATGGGCATCACCCACCATGCCCATGGCGTGCAGAACGTGCAAGCGATCGCCAACCTCGCCCTGATGCGCGGCATGGTCGGCCGGCCAAATGCGGGCCTGCTGCCGATTCGCGGTCACTCCAACGTGCAGGGGATCGGGTCGATGGGCGTCACGCCCAAGCTGAAAGACGCCGTCTTCCAGAACCTGGAAGAGCACTTCGGCCTGAAACTTCCGACCGCCGCCGGCCTGGACACCATGGCCTGCATGGAGGCGGCCCACGCTCGCCAGTTAAAATTCGGCTTTTGCCTGGGCGGCAATCTTTACGGCTCCAACCCCGATTCGACCTACGCCGAAGAATCGCTGTCGCGGCTGGAGATGCTGGTCCATCTAAGCACCACCTTGAACACGGGCCACGCGCACGGGCTGGCCGACGAGACGATCATCCTGCCTGTCATGGCCCGCGATGAAGAGCCGCAAGCGACCACGCAGGAATCCATGTTCAACTACGTTCGCCTCAGCGACGGCGGCCCGGCCCGCCTGCCCGGCCCCCGCAGCGAAGTCGAAATTATCGCCGTGCTGGGCGAAAAAGTCCTGGGCGGCGACGGCCCCATCGACTGGCGCCTGATGCGGGATACGGGCCGCATCCGCAAGGCCATCGCCCAGGTCGTTCCCGGTTTTGAACAGCTGGACAACATCGACAAAACCAAAAAGGAATTCCAGATTCCCGGCCGCACTTTCCACACGCCGCAGTTTCCTACGCCCAGCGGACGGGCCACGCTGCACTCCCACTCCCTGCCGGAACTGCAGGGCTCAGGCGACCAGTTGCGCCTGATGACGGTCCGCAGCGAAGGCCAGTTCAATACGGTTGTGTACGAAGAAGAAGACCTGTACCGCGGCCAGGATCGTCGCGATGTAATCCTGCTGCATCCCGACGACATCGCCCAGCGCGGCCTGGCGCCAGAGCAGCGTGTCTGCGTCCGCAGCGACACCGGCGCCCTCAAGAACGTGCTGGTCCGTTCGTTCGAAAAGATCCGCGCCGGCAATGCGCTGATGTACTATCCCGAAGCGAATGTGCTGGTTTCCCGGCACTCCGATCCGCAATCCCGCACGCCCGCATTCAAAGGGGTGCTGGTCAGGATTGAGCCATGA